A single Phalacrocorax aristotelis chromosome 18, bGulAri2.1, whole genome shotgun sequence DNA region contains:
- the INPP5K gene encoding inositol polyphosphate 5-phosphatase K isoform X4 — translation MEPAGPAQRGGRRQLRLHLVTWNVGTASPPPDVTSLLQLDSLGPAMDMYVIGLQEVNSRITNFLSDLAFDDPWSIFFMTVLSPLGYIKLSSVRMQGLLLLIFVKHVHLPFIRDIHTHYTRTGLYGYWGNKGGVTIRMSLYGHTVCFMNCHLPAHMENTEQRLDDFEKILEMQFEGENIPSTLDHDVLFCFGDLNFRIADYGIHFVRESINNKRYNLLWDKDQLNMAKKKEAFLQEFIEGPLQFKPTYKFDLYSDVYDTSEKKRKPAWTDRILWRVKNLCQHTSKEGEFSEEEQTISVTLNNYISHMSYGISDHKPVTGTFGLELKPLLTDPLVTLNAEGEWSAEHDVVISYSAVPEFPSSAWDWIGLFKVAFRHVNDCVTYTWVEDDEISSNKDSKQVYMSAAEIPDMGGEFLLCYYSNSLRSIVGISQPFQIQPNRTLIEKDLTQEESGWMQKPDNLESHDEF, via the exons ATGGAGCCGGCGGGCCCGGCGCAGCGCGGCGGCCGCAGGCAGCTCAG aTTACACCTAGTTACCTGGAACGTGGGCACAGCTTCTCCGCCTCCTGATGTCACTAGTTTACTTCAGCTCGATTCACTGGGCCCAGCTATGGATATGTATGTTATAGG CTTGCAGGAGGTGAACTCAAGAATCACAAATTTTCTGTCTGACTTGGCATTTGATGATCCGTGGAGCATTTTTTTCATGACTGTATTGTCTCCATTGGGATATATCAAG CTCTCCTCCGTTCGCATGCAGGGATTACTGCTGCTGATCTTCGTGAAGCACGTCCACCTTCCTTTCATACGGGACATCCACACCCACTACACACGCACGGGCCTGTACGGATACTGG GGGAACAAAGGAGGCGTCACCATCCGGATGTCCCTCTATGGTCATACAGTTTGTTTCATGAACTGCCACTTGCCAGCTCACATGGAGAACACAGAGCAGCGCCTGGATGACTTTGAGAAAATTCTGGAAATGCAGTTTGAAGGAGAGAATATTCCAAGTACTTTGGATCATGA tgttctcttctgttttggAGATCTAAACTTCCGGATAGCAGATTATGGCATACATTTTGTCCGAGAATCAATAAATAACAAGCGTTACAACCTGCTGTGGGACAAGGACCAG ttaAATATGgcaaaaaagaaggaagcatTTCTTCAGGAATTCATAGAGGGTCCTCTGCAGTTTAAACCCACCTACAAGTTTGACCTGTACTCGGATGTATATGATACAAG tgagaagaaaagaaagccagcGTGGACTGATAGAATTCTTTGGAGAGTGAAAAATCTCTGCCAGCACACGTCAAAAGAAGGCGAATTCTCTGAAGAAGAACAGACAATTTCTGTTACTTTGAACAACTATATCAGTCACATGAGCTATGGCATCAGCGATCACAAACCTGTTACAGGAACTTTTGGGCTTGAG TTGAAGCCTCTCCTAACAGATCCTTTGGTCACGCTGAATGCTGAGGGTGAGTGGAGCGCGGAACATGATGTTGTCATCAGCTATTCTGCAGTGCCTGAATTCCCAAGCAGTGCTTGGGACTGGATTGGACTCTTCAAG GTGGCTTTCAGGCATGTGAACGACTGTGTTACGTATACTTGGGTAGAAGATGATGAAATTTCTTCTAACAAAGACAGTAAACAA GTTTACATGAGTGCTGCAGAAATACCTGATATGGGAGGagaatttttgctttgttaCTATAGCAATAGTTTGCGGTCAATTGTTGGTATCAGCCAGCCTTTTCAG ATTCAGCCTAACAGAACATTAATAGAAAAGGATCTGACACAGGAGGAGAGCGGTTGGATGCAGAAGCCTGACAATCTGGAGTCCCATGACGAGTTCTGA
- the INPP5K gene encoding inositol polyphosphate 5-phosphatase K isoform X3, producing MEPAGPAQRGGRRQLRLHLVTWNVGTASPPPDVTSLLQLDSLGPAMDMYVIGLQEVNSRITNFLSDLAFDDPWSIFFMTVLSPLGYIKLSSVRMQGLLLLIFVKHVHLPFIRDIHTHYTRTGLYGYWGNKGGVTIRMSLYGHTVCFMNCHLPAHMENTEQRLDDFEKILEMQFEGENIPSTLDHDVLFCFGDLNFRIADYGIHFVRESINNKRYNLLWDKDQLNMAKKKEAFLQEFIEGPLQFKPTYKFDLYSDVYDTREQKSLFWFNEKKRKPAWTDRILWRVKNLCQHTSKEGEFSEEEQTISVTLNNYISHMSYGISDHKPVTGTFGLELKPLLTDPLVTLNAEGEWSAEHDVVISYSAVPEFPSSAWDWIGLFKVAFRHVNDCVTYTWVEDDEISSNKDSKQVYMSAAEIPDMGGEFLLCYYSNSLRSIVGISQPFQIQPNRTLIEKDLTQEESGWMQKPDNLESHDEF from the exons ATGGAGCCGGCGGGCCCGGCGCAGCGCGGCGGCCGCAGGCAGCTCAG aTTACACCTAGTTACCTGGAACGTGGGCACAGCTTCTCCGCCTCCTGATGTCACTAGTTTACTTCAGCTCGATTCACTGGGCCCAGCTATGGATATGTATGTTATAGG CTTGCAGGAGGTGAACTCAAGAATCACAAATTTTCTGTCTGACTTGGCATTTGATGATCCGTGGAGCATTTTTTTCATGACTGTATTGTCTCCATTGGGATATATCAAG CTCTCCTCCGTTCGCATGCAGGGATTACTGCTGCTGATCTTCGTGAAGCACGTCCACCTTCCTTTCATACGGGACATCCACACCCACTACACACGCACGGGCCTGTACGGATACTGG GGGAACAAAGGAGGCGTCACCATCCGGATGTCCCTCTATGGTCATACAGTTTGTTTCATGAACTGCCACTTGCCAGCTCACATGGAGAACACAGAGCAGCGCCTGGATGACTTTGAGAAAATTCTGGAAATGCAGTTTGAAGGAGAGAATATTCCAAGTACTTTGGATCATGA tgttctcttctgttttggAGATCTAAACTTCCGGATAGCAGATTATGGCATACATTTTGTCCGAGAATCAATAAATAACAAGCGTTACAACCTGCTGTGGGACAAGGACCAG ttaAATATGgcaaaaaagaaggaagcatTTCTTCAGGAATTCATAGAGGGTCCTCTGCAGTTTAAACCCACCTACAAGTTTGACCTGTACTCGGATGTATATGATACAAG aGAGCAGAAGTCCCTGTTTTGGTTTAA tgagaagaaaagaaagccagcGTGGACTGATAGAATTCTTTGGAGAGTGAAAAATCTCTGCCAGCACACGTCAAAAGAAGGCGAATTCTCTGAAGAAGAACAGACAATTTCTGTTACTTTGAACAACTATATCAGTCACATGAGCTATGGCATCAGCGATCACAAACCTGTTACAGGAACTTTTGGGCTTGAG TTGAAGCCTCTCCTAACAGATCCTTTGGTCACGCTGAATGCTGAGGGTGAGTGGAGCGCGGAACATGATGTTGTCATCAGCTATTCTGCAGTGCCTGAATTCCCAAGCAGTGCTTGGGACTGGATTGGACTCTTCAAG GTGGCTTTCAGGCATGTGAACGACTGTGTTACGTATACTTGGGTAGAAGATGATGAAATTTCTTCTAACAAAGACAGTAAACAA GTTTACATGAGTGCTGCAGAAATACCTGATATGGGAGGagaatttttgctttgttaCTATAGCAATAGTTTGCGGTCAATTGTTGGTATCAGCCAGCCTTTTCAG ATTCAGCCTAACAGAACATTAATAGAAAAGGATCTGACACAGGAGGAGAGCGGTTGGATGCAGAAGCCTGACAATCTGGAGTCCCATGACGAGTTCTGA
- the INPP5K gene encoding inositol polyphosphate 5-phosphatase K isoform X2, translating to MASFSSDDALQDSAALSLNDLESLHNFRSRSASFSSTGSSGRLQLRQRVAQLMACVEDISSDDEIHEEVSRTLDEAFLIWGKKLKDKWNEFRLHLVTWNVGTASPPPDVTSLLQLDSLGPAMDMYVIGLQEVNSRITNFLSDLAFDDPWSIFFMTVLSPLGYIKLSSVRMQGLLLLIFVKHVHLPFIRDIHTHYTRTGLYGYWGNKGGVTIRMSLYGHTVCFMNCHLPAHMENTEQRLDDFEKILEMQFEGENIPSTLDHDVLFCFGDLNFRIADYGIHFVRESINNKRYNLLWDKDQLNMAKKKEAFLQEFIEGPLQFKPTYKFDLYSDVYDTSEKKRKPAWTDRILWRVKNLCQHTSKEGEFSEEEQTISVTLNNYISHMSYGISDHKPVTGTFGLELKPLLTDPLVTLNAEGEWSAEHDVVISYSAVPEFPSSAWDWIGLFKVAFRHVNDCVTYTWVEDDEISSNKDSKQVYMSAAEIPDMGGEFLLCYYSNSLRSIVGISQPFQIQPNRTLIEKDLTQEESGWMQKPDNLESHDEF from the exons ATGGCATCCTTCAGCAGTGACGATGCGCTTCAAGATTCGGCAGCCCTCTCCCTAAACGATTTAGAAAGCCTGCACAACTTCCGCAGCCGGTCTGCGAGCTTCAGCAGCACAGGGTCCAGCGGCCGCTTGCAGCTCCGGCAGCGAGTAGCCCAGCTCATGGCTTGTGTGGAGGACATCAGCTCGGATGATGAAATTCATGAAGAAGTGTCTCGCACTCTAGATGAAGCTTTCCTGATCTGGGGGAAAAAGCTGAAGGATAAGTGGAATGAATTCAG aTTACACCTAGTTACCTGGAACGTGGGCACAGCTTCTCCGCCTCCTGATGTCACTAGTTTACTTCAGCTCGATTCACTGGGCCCAGCTATGGATATGTATGTTATAGG CTTGCAGGAGGTGAACTCAAGAATCACAAATTTTCTGTCTGACTTGGCATTTGATGATCCGTGGAGCATTTTTTTCATGACTGTATTGTCTCCATTGGGATATATCAAG CTCTCCTCCGTTCGCATGCAGGGATTACTGCTGCTGATCTTCGTGAAGCACGTCCACCTTCCTTTCATACGGGACATCCACACCCACTACACACGCACGGGCCTGTACGGATACTGG GGGAACAAAGGAGGCGTCACCATCCGGATGTCCCTCTATGGTCATACAGTTTGTTTCATGAACTGCCACTTGCCAGCTCACATGGAGAACACAGAGCAGCGCCTGGATGACTTTGAGAAAATTCTGGAAATGCAGTTTGAAGGAGAGAATATTCCAAGTACTTTGGATCATGA tgttctcttctgttttggAGATCTAAACTTCCGGATAGCAGATTATGGCATACATTTTGTCCGAGAATCAATAAATAACAAGCGTTACAACCTGCTGTGGGACAAGGACCAG ttaAATATGgcaaaaaagaaggaagcatTTCTTCAGGAATTCATAGAGGGTCCTCTGCAGTTTAAACCCACCTACAAGTTTGACCTGTACTCGGATGTATATGATACAAG tgagaagaaaagaaagccagcGTGGACTGATAGAATTCTTTGGAGAGTGAAAAATCTCTGCCAGCACACGTCAAAAGAAGGCGAATTCTCTGAAGAAGAACAGACAATTTCTGTTACTTTGAACAACTATATCAGTCACATGAGCTATGGCATCAGCGATCACAAACCTGTTACAGGAACTTTTGGGCTTGAG TTGAAGCCTCTCCTAACAGATCCTTTGGTCACGCTGAATGCTGAGGGTGAGTGGAGCGCGGAACATGATGTTGTCATCAGCTATTCTGCAGTGCCTGAATTCCCAAGCAGTGCTTGGGACTGGATTGGACTCTTCAAG GTGGCTTTCAGGCATGTGAACGACTGTGTTACGTATACTTGGGTAGAAGATGATGAAATTTCTTCTAACAAAGACAGTAAACAA GTTTACATGAGTGCTGCAGAAATACCTGATATGGGAGGagaatttttgctttgttaCTATAGCAATAGTTTGCGGTCAATTGTTGGTATCAGCCAGCCTTTTCAG ATTCAGCCTAACAGAACATTAATAGAAAAGGATCTGACACAGGAGGAGAGCGGTTGGATGCAGAAGCCTGACAATCTGGAGTCCCATGACGAGTTCTGA
- the INPP5K gene encoding inositol polyphosphate 5-phosphatase K isoform X1, with protein MASFSSDDALQDSAALSLNDLESLHNFRSRSASFSSTGSSGRLQLRQRVAQLMACVEDISSDDEIHEEVSRTLDEAFLIWGKKLKDKWNEFRLHLVTWNVGTASPPPDVTSLLQLDSLGPAMDMYVIGLQEVNSRITNFLSDLAFDDPWSIFFMTVLSPLGYIKLSSVRMQGLLLLIFVKHVHLPFIRDIHTHYTRTGLYGYWGNKGGVTIRMSLYGHTVCFMNCHLPAHMENTEQRLDDFEKILEMQFEGENIPSTLDHDVLFCFGDLNFRIADYGIHFVRESINNKRYNLLWDKDQLNMAKKKEAFLQEFIEGPLQFKPTYKFDLYSDVYDTREQKSLFWFNEKKRKPAWTDRILWRVKNLCQHTSKEGEFSEEEQTISVTLNNYISHMSYGISDHKPVTGTFGLELKPLLTDPLVTLNAEGEWSAEHDVVISYSAVPEFPSSAWDWIGLFKVAFRHVNDCVTYTWVEDDEISSNKDSKQVYMSAAEIPDMGGEFLLCYYSNSLRSIVGISQPFQIQPNRTLIEKDLTQEESGWMQKPDNLESHDEF; from the exons ATGGCATCCTTCAGCAGTGACGATGCGCTTCAAGATTCGGCAGCCCTCTCCCTAAACGATTTAGAAAGCCTGCACAACTTCCGCAGCCGGTCTGCGAGCTTCAGCAGCACAGGGTCCAGCGGCCGCTTGCAGCTCCGGCAGCGAGTAGCCCAGCTCATGGCTTGTGTGGAGGACATCAGCTCGGATGATGAAATTCATGAAGAAGTGTCTCGCACTCTAGATGAAGCTTTCCTGATCTGGGGGAAAAAGCTGAAGGATAAGTGGAATGAATTCAG aTTACACCTAGTTACCTGGAACGTGGGCACAGCTTCTCCGCCTCCTGATGTCACTAGTTTACTTCAGCTCGATTCACTGGGCCCAGCTATGGATATGTATGTTATAGG CTTGCAGGAGGTGAACTCAAGAATCACAAATTTTCTGTCTGACTTGGCATTTGATGATCCGTGGAGCATTTTTTTCATGACTGTATTGTCTCCATTGGGATATATCAAG CTCTCCTCCGTTCGCATGCAGGGATTACTGCTGCTGATCTTCGTGAAGCACGTCCACCTTCCTTTCATACGGGACATCCACACCCACTACACACGCACGGGCCTGTACGGATACTGG GGGAACAAAGGAGGCGTCACCATCCGGATGTCCCTCTATGGTCATACAGTTTGTTTCATGAACTGCCACTTGCCAGCTCACATGGAGAACACAGAGCAGCGCCTGGATGACTTTGAGAAAATTCTGGAAATGCAGTTTGAAGGAGAGAATATTCCAAGTACTTTGGATCATGA tgttctcttctgttttggAGATCTAAACTTCCGGATAGCAGATTATGGCATACATTTTGTCCGAGAATCAATAAATAACAAGCGTTACAACCTGCTGTGGGACAAGGACCAG ttaAATATGgcaaaaaagaaggaagcatTTCTTCAGGAATTCATAGAGGGTCCTCTGCAGTTTAAACCCACCTACAAGTTTGACCTGTACTCGGATGTATATGATACAAG aGAGCAGAAGTCCCTGTTTTGGTTTAA tgagaagaaaagaaagccagcGTGGACTGATAGAATTCTTTGGAGAGTGAAAAATCTCTGCCAGCACACGTCAAAAGAAGGCGAATTCTCTGAAGAAGAACAGACAATTTCTGTTACTTTGAACAACTATATCAGTCACATGAGCTATGGCATCAGCGATCACAAACCTGTTACAGGAACTTTTGGGCTTGAG TTGAAGCCTCTCCTAACAGATCCTTTGGTCACGCTGAATGCTGAGGGTGAGTGGAGCGCGGAACATGATGTTGTCATCAGCTATTCTGCAGTGCCTGAATTCCCAAGCAGTGCTTGGGACTGGATTGGACTCTTCAAG GTGGCTTTCAGGCATGTGAACGACTGTGTTACGTATACTTGGGTAGAAGATGATGAAATTTCTTCTAACAAAGACAGTAAACAA GTTTACATGAGTGCTGCAGAAATACCTGATATGGGAGGagaatttttgctttgttaCTATAGCAATAGTTTGCGGTCAATTGTTGGTATCAGCCAGCCTTTTCAG ATTCAGCCTAACAGAACATTAATAGAAAAGGATCTGACACAGGAGGAGAGCGGTTGGATGCAGAAGCCTGACAATCTGGAGTCCCATGACGAGTTCTGA
- the PITPNA gene encoding phosphatidylinositol transfer protein alpha isoform, which translates to MVLIKEYRVILPVSVEEYQVGQLYSVAEASKNETGGGEGVEVLVNEPYERDGERGQYTHKIYHLQSKVPTFVRMLAPEGALNIHEKAWNAYPYCRTGECNEYMKDDFLIKIETWHKSDLGTQENVHKLEPDVWKNVEAIYIDIADRSQVLPKDYKAEEDPAKFKSVKTGRGPLGPNWKKELGKQTDCPYMCAYKLVTVKFKWWGLQNKVENFIQKQEKRLFTNFHRQLFCWLDKWVDLTMEDIRRMEEETKRQLDEMREKDPVKGMTAADD; encoded by the exons taTCAAGTGGGACAGCTGTATTCTGTGGCAGAAGCcagtaaaaatgaaactggTGGAGGCGAAGGAGTGGAGGTCCTGGTGAATGAACCCTACGAGAGAGATGGAGAGCGTGGGCAGTACACACACAAGATCTACCACTTACAGAG CAAAGTGCCAACGTTTGTGAGAATGCTGGCCCCTGAAGGAGCTCTGAATATACATGAAAAAGCATGGAATGCCTATCCCTACTGCAGAACCGGTGAGTGC AATGAGTATATGAAGGATGACTTCCTGATCAAAATTGAAACCTGGCATAAATCAGATCTTGGAACACAAGAGAAT GTTCATAAGCTGGAGCCAGACGTATGGAAGAATGTAGAAGCTATTTATATAGACATTGCTGATCGGAGTCAAGTACTTCCCAAG GATTACAAGGCAGAAGAAGATCCAGCAAAATTTAAATCTGTCAAGACTGGACGTGGACCTCTGGGTCCCAACTGGAAG aaggagctggggaAACAGACAGATTGTCCATACATGTGTGCTTACAAACTGGTAACAGTCAAGTTCAAGTGGTGGGGTCTGCAAAACAAAGTTGAGAACTTTATACAGAAG caagaaAAGCGCCTCTTCACAAACTTCCATCGGCAGCTCTTCTGCTGGCTCGACAAGTGGGTTGATCTGACTATGGAGGACATTCGTAGGATGGAGGAGGAGACCAAGAGACAGCTGGATGAG ATGAGAGAAAAAGATCCAGTGAAAGGAATGACGGCTGCAGATGACTAA